In a genomic window of Henningerozyma blattae CBS 6284 chromosome 9, complete genome:
- the PUP3 gene encoding proteasome core particle subunit beta 3 (similar to Saccharomyces cerevisiae PUP3 (YER094C); ancestral locus Anc_7.383): MSDPSSINGGVVVAMTGKDCVAIACDLRLGSQSLGVSNNFEKIFHYGHVFFGITGLATDVTTLNELFRYKTNMYKLKENRSIEPETFTNLVSSTLYSKRFGPYFVGPVVAGLNSKTGKPYIAGFDLIGCIDEAKDFIVSGTASDQLFGMCESLYEPNLESEDLFETISQALLNAVDRDALSGWGAVVYIIKKDKVIKRYLKTRQD; the protein is encoded by the coding sequence atgTCTGATCCAAGTTCTATCAATGGGGGTGTTGTTGTGGCGATGACCGGTAAAGATTGTGTTGCCATTGCCTGTGATTTACGTCTGGGAAGTCAATCGTTAGGTGtgtctaataattttgaaaaaatctttCATTATGGCCATGTATTTTTTGGTATCACTGGGTTAGCTACAGATGTCACTACCTTGAATGAATTGTTCCGTTACAAGACTAATATGtataaattgaaagaaaacCGATCTATTGAACCCGAAACTTTTACCAATCTAGTGTCAAGTACGTTATATAGTAAAAGATTTGGACCATATTTTGTGGGGCCTGTTGTTGCAGGGTTGAATAGTAAAACAGGAAAACCATATATCGCAGGGTTTGATTTAATCGGGTGTATTGATGAGGCTAAAGATTTCATTGTAAGTGGTACTGCCAGTGATCAATTATTTGGTATGTGTGAATCATTATATGAACCTAATTTAGAAAGTGAAGATCTATTCGAAACCATCAGCCAAGCCCTATTAAATGCTGTAGATCGTGATGCATTATCTGGTTGGGGTGCTGTGGTGTATATAATCAAGAAAGATAAAGTGATTAAGAGATACTTGAAGACCAGACAGGATTAA